A portion of the Pithys albifrons albifrons isolate INPA30051 chromosome 1, PitAlb_v1, whole genome shotgun sequence genome contains these proteins:
- the FAM181B gene encoding LOW QUALITY PROTEIN: protein FAM181B (The sequence of the model RefSeq protein was modified relative to this genomic sequence to represent the inferred CDS: inserted 2 bases in 2 codons) encodes MSGWVXPGSRQGGVEGRGQPSSDPSSSFPARRLFPAAAAGSRPAHPXSPSELGRRSPPAMAAPAALLSPHHLLSFCFPAAGGLLGYADLEKGYEGSGGDAGDFREATRDLLSFIDSASSNIKLALDRPVKSRRKVNHRKYLQKQIKRCTGIIAAAAPPPAACPARPPPRREPAPAAGSSLQSRSLAALFGSLQRGRGAPGGAEAKAGGGGAEKAAGGTRKVPLRDRNLPPSFFTEPALPAARGPPAKEPEKGGGGGGAEASEFFELLCPEYGSLLPEHAAPPDAFGGRLPAELGLEHGLYELPLPAGPHPLLGGLLYPEPPWSPAAPCSPSRKAPPEPLRPLYPGGPEPGPGGAEEPGGHLPAGFAPFFPECPLPPPQPPYEYGAGFHRGGYPGL; translated from the exons ATGAGTGGGTGGG CACCGGGGTCCCGTCAGGGAGGCGTGGAGGGCCGGGGCCAGCCCAGCTCTgatccctcctcctccttccccgCCCGCCGCCTTTtccccgctgccgccgccggcTCCCGCCCGGCGCATC GGAGTCCGTCGGAGCTGGGGCGGCGTTCGCCGCCGGCCATGGCCGCGCCTGCCGCGCTGCTcagcccccaccacctcctgtcCTTCTGCTTCCCCGCCGCCGGCGGGCTCCTGGGCTATGCCGACCTGGAGAAGGGCTACGAAGGCAGCGGCGGCGACGCGGGGGACTTCAGAGAAGCCACCCGGGACCTGCTCAGCTTCATCGACTCGGCCTCCAGCAACATCAAGCTGGCGTTGGACCGGCCGGTGAAGTCGCGGCGGAAGGTGAACCACAGGAAGTACCTGCAGAAGCAGATCAAGCGCTGCACGGGCATcatcgccgccgccgccccgccgcccgcagCCTGCCCCGCCCGGCCCCCGCCGCGTCGGGAGCCCGCTCCGGCTGCGGgcagcagcctgcagagcaggagcctgGCCGCGCTCTTCGGCTCCctgcagcggggccggggcgcgcCGGGGGGCGCCGAGGCCaaggcgggcggcggcggcgcggagAAGGCTGCGGGCGGCACGCGGAAGGTGCCGCTGCGGGACCGCAACCTGCCGCCCTCCTTCTTCACGGAGCCAGCGCTGCCCGCGGCCCGCGGCCCGCCCGCCAAGGAGCCGGAGaagggcggcggcggcggcggcgccgagGCGTCCGAGTTCTTCGAGCTGCTGTGCCCCGAGTACGGCTCGCTGCTGCCCGAGCACGCCGCGCCGCCCGACGCCTTCGGCGGCCGCCTGCCCGccgagctggggctggagcacgGGCTGTACGAGCTGCCGCTGCCCGCCGGCCCGCACCCGCTGCTGGGCGGGCTGCTGTACCCCGAGCCGCCCTGGAGCCCCGCCGCGCCCTGCAGCCCGTCCAGGAAGGCGCCGCCCGAGCCGCTGCGCCCGCTGTACCCCGGCGGCCCCGagcccggccccggcggcgcGGAGGAGCCTGGCGGGCACCTGCCCGCGGGGTTCGCTCCCTTCTTCCCCGAGTGCCCGCTGCCCCCGCCGCAGCCGCCCTACGAGTACGGCGCCGGGTTCCACCGCGGGGGCTACCCCGGGCTGTAG